Proteins co-encoded in one Phalacrocorax carbo chromosome 5, bPhaCar2.1, whole genome shotgun sequence genomic window:
- the FADD gene encoding FAS-associated death domain protein: MDPFLSLLHSFSQRLSGNELASLKFLCRDKIGKRKLEAVQSGGELFSILLEQQLIASDNVSFLEGLLEGIKREDLISLLKQFAEGREVSSADDQPDPHEKRLQDAAIEVICENVGRDWKMLMRKLGISEVQMERIMAANPYNLHEQLFQSLRVWRKGKGKDAKVLDLIKALRACNMNLVADRVEQKLLLLNTGTR; this comes from the exons ATGGACCCGTTCTTGAGTCTGCTGCACTCGTTCTCCCAGAGGTTGTCGGGCAATGAGCTTGCTTCCCTGAAGTTTCTCTGCCGGGACAAAATTGGGAAAAGGAAGCTTGAGGCTGTCCAAAGCGGCGGGGAGCTCTTCAGCATCCTTCTCGAGCAGCAGCTGATTGCGAGCGACAACGTGTCGTTTCTTGAAGGCTTGCTTGAGGGCATCAAAAGAGAAGATTTGATCTCGCTGCTAAAGCAGTTcgcagagggaagggaagttAGTTCTGCTGATGATCAACCAGATCCGCATGAAAAAC GTCTGCAGGACGCAGCTATTGAAGTTATATGTGAAAATGTCGGGAGAGACTGGAAAATGCTCATGCGAAAACTTGGTATCTCTGAAGTGCAAATGGAGAGAATAATGGCAGCCAACCCATATAATTTGCATGAACAGTTGTTTCAGTCACTTCGAGTGTGGcggaaagggaagggaaaggatgcAAAGGTGCTTGACTTAATAAAAGCTCTTCGGGCCTGTAATATGAATTTGGTGGCAGACAGAGTTGAACAGAAGCTTTTGCTACTGAACACTGGAACCAGATGA